The Geobacillus stearothermophilus ATCC 12980 genome contains a region encoding:
- a CDS encoding sporulation initiation phosphotransferase B produces MEKRWTVVEVMRHARHDWLNKIQLIKGHLALNKVERVQEIINGIIGEAQQETRLTNLKAERFAELMMTYNWEPHPIFLEYEIVGGEADLSPYDEQLSEWCRRFFRLLEAQADEQAENHLCVTIEIADGRVGLFFDGRGAWRDGDAIRACLERCEPSAPLRLVSFAVGADELTVELELPLGSGSPYW; encoded by the coding sequence ATGGAAAAGCGATGGACTGTCGTCGAAGTGATGCGCCATGCCCGCCATGACTGGCTGAACAAAATCCAGCTCATTAAAGGCCATTTGGCGCTCAATAAAGTGGAGCGGGTGCAAGAAATCATCAACGGCATTATCGGCGAAGCGCAGCAGGAAACGCGGTTAACGAACTTAAAGGCCGAACGGTTTGCTGAGCTGATGATGACGTACAACTGGGAGCCGCACCCGATTTTTCTTGAGTATGAAATTGTCGGCGGCGAGGCTGATTTGTCGCCGTATGACGAACAATTGAGCGAATGGTGCCGCCGGTTTTTTCGTCTGCTTGAGGCGCAGGCCGATGAGCAGGCGGAAAACCATTTATGCGTGACGATTGAGATTGCGGATGGGCGGGTGGGGCTCTTTTTTGACGGCCGCGGCGCATGGCGGGATGGTGATGCCATTCGCGCCTGCCTCGAGCGCTGTGAGCCATCAGCACCGCTTCGGCTCGTGTCGTTTGCTGTCGGGGCGGACGAATTGACGGTGGAGCTCGAGCTGCCGCTCGGCTCCGGGTCGCCTTATTGGTAA
- the rplU gene encoding 50S ribosomal protein L21 encodes MYAIIETGGKQLKVEEGQEIYIEKLDANEGDTVTFDKVLFIGGETVKIGNPTVEGATVTAKVQKHGRQKKIIVFKYKAKKNYRRKQGHRQPYTKVVIEKINA; translated from the coding sequence ATGTACGCAATTATCGAAACTGGTGGCAAACAATTGAAAGTGGAAGAAGGCCAAGAAATTTACATTGAAAAATTGGATGCCAATGAAGGCGATACGGTCACGTTTGACAAAGTGTTGTTCATCGGCGGGGAAACGGTGAAAATCGGAAACCCGACGGTCGAAGGCGCAACCGTGACGGCGAAAGTGCAAAAACATGGCCGGCAAAAGAAAATCATCGTCTTCAAATATAAAGCGAAAAAGAACTATCGCCGCAAACAAGGCCACCGTCAGCCGTACACCAAAGTCGTGATCGAAAAAATCAACGCATAA
- the minD gene encoding septum site-determining protein MinD, whose amino-acid sequence MGEAIVITSGKGGVGKTTTTANLGTALAILGKRVCLVDTDIGLRNLDVVLGLENRIIYDLVDVVEGRCTVQKALVKDKRFENHLYLLPAAQTSDKSAVNPGQMKELIEQLKQEYDYVLIDCPAGIEQGYRNAVAGADEAIVVTTPEVSAVRDADRIIGLLEAEEHVKSPRLIINRIRSHMMKNGDMLDVDEIVMHLSIELLGIIVDDENVIKASNRGEPIVLDPNSKASIAYRNIARRILGESVPLPPLEEEEKGLFSKIRKIFSLK is encoded by the coding sequence GTGGGAGAAGCGATCGTCATCACTTCCGGGAAAGGCGGCGTCGGCAAAACGACGACGACCGCGAACCTTGGGACGGCCCTTGCCATTTTGGGGAAGCGGGTGTGCCTGGTCGATACGGACATCGGGCTGCGCAACCTTGATGTTGTGCTGGGGCTTGAAAACCGCATTATTTACGACTTAGTCGATGTCGTCGAAGGGCGCTGCACCGTGCAAAAGGCGCTTGTTAAAGATAAGCGGTTCGAGAACCATTTGTATTTGCTGCCGGCTGCGCAAACGAGCGATAAATCGGCGGTCAATCCGGGGCAGATGAAAGAGCTGATCGAGCAGCTGAAGCAAGAATACGACTATGTGCTCATCGACTGTCCAGCTGGCATTGAGCAAGGATACCGCAACGCCGTCGCCGGCGCGGATGAGGCGATCGTCGTCACGACGCCGGAAGTGTCGGCCGTCCGCGACGCCGACCGCATCATCGGCTTGCTTGAAGCGGAAGAGCACGTCAAGTCGCCGCGCTTGATCATCAACCGCATTCGCAGCCATATGATGAAAAACGGAGATATGCTCGATGTCGATGAAATCGTCATGCATTTGTCGATCGAGCTGCTCGGCATTATTGTCGACGATGAAAACGTGATCAAAGCGTCGAACCGCGGCGAACCGATCGTGCTCGACCCTAACAGCAAGGCGTCGATCGCTTACCGCAACATCGCCCGCCGCATCCTCGGCGAATCGGTGCCGCTGCCGCCGCTTGAGGAAGAGGAGAAAGGGTTGTTCTCAAAGATTCGAAAAATATTTAGCCTGAAATAG
- a CDS encoding ribosomal-processing cysteine protease Prp has protein sequence MIRVTIEREADGCIRAFTMEGHAHFAKRGEDIVCAGASAVSFGTINAIEELTGVRPNVSLGQDGGYLRCELPKLEEAATAEKVQLLLKAMVVSLKTIERDYGKFIRVTWK, from the coding sequence ATGATTCGCGTCACGATTGAACGGGAGGCGGACGGCTGCATTCGCGCGTTTACGATGGAAGGGCATGCCCATTTTGCGAAACGCGGAGAGGACATTGTATGCGCCGGTGCTTCGGCGGTTTCGTTCGGCACGATCAACGCCATTGAGGAGCTCACCGGCGTCCGCCCGAATGTGTCGCTCGGCCAAGACGGCGGCTATCTTCGCTGTGAGCTTCCGAAGCTGGAAGAAGCAGCGACGGCAGAAAAAGTACAGCTTTTGCTCAAAGCGATGGTCGTCTCGCTGAAGACGATCGAACGCGATTACGGAAAATTCATCCGTGTAACATGGAAGTAG
- a CDS encoding M23 family metallopeptidase, giving the protein MDRRVREMKKRIEKRRRERQYKGQDPKESRWSAADEERYGLPVVTYDRYSFESGPHPLFRKEWFLFQTLIAACLVLVTAILFKHPSASLEPARQFVARTMETEFQFAAVSAWYEQTFGEPLAFFAPKKEQETKTASSYAVPASGRVLESFEKNGQGVMIETANGESVEAMKEGIVTFAGMKENLGKTVVIQHADGSETWYGHLGTISVKLYDFVEMGKEIGTVQASETDNQKGLFYFAIKQGDKFIDPIQVISFE; this is encoded by the coding sequence ATGGATCGACGCGTCCGTGAGATGAAAAAACGCATTGAAAAACGAAGAAGGGAACGTCAATATAAGGGGCAGGATCCAAAAGAATCTAGATGGAGCGCCGCTGATGAGGAGCGGTACGGGCTGCCGGTCGTTACGTACGACCGCTATTCGTTTGAATCGGGGCCGCACCCGCTGTTCCGCAAAGAGTGGTTTCTTTTTCAAACGCTCATCGCCGCTTGCCTTGTGCTCGTCACCGCCATTTTGTTCAAACATCCGTCCGCTTCGCTCGAGCCGGCCCGGCAGTTTGTCGCTCGGACGATGGAGACGGAATTTCAGTTCGCCGCTGTCTCGGCTTGGTATGAACAAACGTTTGGCGAGCCGCTCGCCTTTTTTGCACCGAAAAAAGAACAGGAAACAAAAACTGCCTCATCATACGCGGTGCCCGCATCCGGCCGCGTGCTGGAGAGCTTTGAAAAAAATGGCCAAGGGGTGATGATTGAAACCGCAAACGGCGAAAGTGTGGAAGCGATGAAAGAAGGGATCGTCACCTTTGCCGGCATGAAAGAGAATCTCGGGAAAACAGTCGTCATTCAGCATGCCGACGGCAGCGAGACGTGGTATGGCCATTTAGGGACGATATCGGTGAAACTATACGATTTTGTCGAAATGGGAAAAGAGATCGGCACCGTCCAAGCGAGCGAAACGGATAACCAAAAAGGGCTGTTTTATTTTGCCATTAAGCAGGGAGATAAATTTATTGACCCCATCCAGGTGATCTCCTTTGAATAA
- a CDS encoding ACT domain-containing protein: MEKKFYLVREDVLPEAMKKVVLAKQLLERKKAASVAEAAQLANISRGVFYKYRDAIFPFQAVTKENIVTLFFHLEDRSGTLSQLLGVVAAAGCNVLTIHQTIPLQGRANVTLSVSTNDMHEDIDDLLGKLRRLEFVEKVEIVGSGVY, from the coding sequence GTGGAGAAAAAATTTTACTTGGTGCGCGAAGATGTCCTGCCGGAAGCGATGAAAAAAGTCGTGCTGGCTAAGCAGCTGCTTGAGCGGAAAAAAGCCGCCTCGGTCGCCGAGGCGGCGCAACTTGCGAACATCAGCCGCGGCGTCTTTTACAAATACCGCGACGCCATTTTTCCGTTTCAGGCGGTGACGAAAGAAAATATCGTGACGTTGTTTTTCCATTTGGAAGACCGCTCGGGCACGCTGTCACAGCTGCTTGGCGTCGTGGCGGCGGCCGGCTGCAACGTGTTGACGATCCACCAGACGATCCCGCTGCAAGGGCGGGCGAACGTGACGCTTTCCGTCAGTACGAACGATATGCATGAAGACATCGATGACCTGTTGGGGAAGTTGAGAAGGCTTGAATTTGTCGAAAAAGTGGAAATTGTCGGTTCAGGAGTGTATTAA
- the minC gene encoding septum site-determining protein MinC, whose amino-acid sequence MNVVAKQKQQYVTIKGTKDGLTLQLDDRCSYEDLLKEIEERLIKRAGVAPNSPLVSVHLKVGNRYLTPEQEEELRALIRRSKNLVVDSIESNVISKAEALEWVQKMKISAVPRIVRSGQVLHVEGDLLLIGDVNPGGTVIAGGNIFILGALRGIAHAGYSGNKEAVIAASVMKPMQLRIGDVMNRAPDYKTDEGNEMECAYVDEHNQIVVDRLQLLMHLRPNLTRLERRM is encoded by the coding sequence GTGAACGTTGTGGCAAAGCAAAAGCAGCAGTACGTGACGATTAAAGGGACGAAAGACGGGCTGACGCTGCAGTTGGATGACCGTTGTTCGTACGAGGACTTGTTGAAAGAAATCGAAGAGCGGCTCATCAAACGCGCCGGCGTTGCGCCAAACAGTCCGCTCGTCTCCGTGCATCTCAAAGTCGGGAACCGTTACTTGACGCCCGAACAAGAAGAGGAGCTGCGCGCGCTCATCCGCCGTTCCAAAAACTTGGTCGTCGATTCAATCGAAAGCAATGTCATATCGAAAGCGGAAGCGCTCGAATGGGTGCAAAAAATGAAAATTTCGGCTGTCCCGCGCATCGTCCGTTCCGGGCAAGTGCTTCATGTCGAAGGGGATTTGCTGCTGATCGGCGACGTCAACCCTGGCGGAACAGTCATCGCCGGGGGGAACATTTTCATCCTCGGCGCTTTGCGCGGCATTGCTCATGCTGGGTATAGCGGGAACAAAGAAGCTGTCATCGCCGCGTCGGTGATGAAGCCGATGCAGCTGCGCATCGGAGATGTGATGAACCGCGCTCCCGACTACAAAACGGACGAAGGAAATGAAATGGAATGCGCTTATGTTGATGAACATAACCAGATTGTTGTCGACCGCTTGCAGCTGCTCATGCATTTGCGGCCGAATTTGACGCGCTTAGAAAGGAGAATGTGA
- the nadC gene encoding carboxylating nicotinate-nucleotide diphosphorylase: MNEVKLEQLLRQFFLEDIGDGDITCETVFPADERAAGVFAAKADGVIAGVGIIAAGYRLLDPRIEVSIMKRDGERVAAGEAIAAASGPVRALLSGERVILNLLQRLSGIATVTRQAVDLLGDSHTRICDTRKTTPGLRMLEKYAVTCGGGYNHRFGLYDGVMIKDNHIAFCGSIADAVKAGADVIMFDNRTPDEVRSFVRLVPKPIITEASGGITLVNVAAYGATGVDYISLGFLTHSARALDISFDLQ, from the coding sequence ATGAACGAGGTAAAGCTTGAGCAATTGCTGCGGCAGTTTTTTCTTGAAGATATCGGCGATGGCGATATCACATGTGAAACGGTTTTTCCTGCCGATGAGCGGGCGGCAGGCGTGTTTGCCGCGAAAGCGGACGGGGTCATAGCAGGCGTCGGCATCATTGCAGCCGGATATCGGCTGCTTGATCCGCGCATCGAAGTATCGATTATGAAACGGGACGGCGAGCGGGTCGCAGCCGGCGAAGCGATCGCCGCTGCATCCGGCCCGGTCAGAGCGCTGTTGTCCGGCGAGCGCGTCATTTTGAATTTGCTTCAGCGCCTAAGCGGCATCGCCACCGTGACGCGCCAAGCCGTCGATTTGCTCGGTGACAGTCATACGCGCATTTGCGACACAAGGAAAACAACTCCCGGGCTGCGCATGCTTGAAAAGTATGCCGTCACGTGCGGGGGCGGCTACAACCATCGCTTTGGCTTGTATGATGGCGTCATGATCAAAGACAACCATATCGCCTTTTGCGGATCGATCGCCGACGCGGTCAAAGCGGGGGCAGACGTCATTATGTTTGACAACCGGACGCCGGATGAAGTGCGTTCGTTTGTCCGGCTCGTGCCAAAGCCGATCATCACCGAAGCGTCCGGGGGAATTACGCTCGTCAACGTAGCAGCGTACGGCGCGACCGGCGTCGACTACATTTCGCTCGGATTTTTAACCCATTCCGCTCGAGCGCTTGACATTAGTTTTGATTTACAATGA
- a CDS encoding IscS subfamily cysteine desulfurase translates to MIYLDYAATTPMCQEAIAAYAEAAAVYFGNESSLHDIGTKEKQLLTLCRRELAAMINGEAEGVYFTSGGTEANVLAVRSLVAARRQNGNHLITTEIEHASLHHLFKQLETEGYRVTYLPVDRFGRIRLEDLERAITPQTILASIQHANSEIGTTQPLADIGRLLRARGVLFHSDCVQTFAKIQLDVKAMAIDSISVSAHKVYGPKGVGAVYIDPRRHWSPVFRGATHESGFRPGTVNVPGIAAFITAAKQLYDRMESEQAHFERLRRRLLDAITVKQLPITVEGHPDYRLAHIVGLTVNGLDGQLVMLECNRAGIAISTGSACQVGQQAPSRTMLAVGKTPEEAKQFVRISFGMATTQSDIDELVSTLEQ, encoded by the coding sequence ATGATTTATTTGGACTATGCAGCGACTACACCGATGTGCCAAGAAGCCATTGCGGCCTACGCCGAAGCAGCAGCTGTTTATTTTGGCAACGAAAGCAGCCTGCATGACATCGGAACGAAAGAAAAACAACTGCTCACCTTATGCCGGCGCGAGTTGGCCGCCATGATCAACGGGGAAGCGGAAGGGGTGTATTTCACAAGCGGCGGCACGGAAGCGAACGTGCTCGCGGTCCGTTCGCTCGTCGCCGCCCGCCGGCAGAACGGAAATCATTTGATTACGACGGAAATCGAGCACGCCTCTCTCCATCATCTGTTCAAACAGTTGGAAACAGAGGGGTACCGTGTCACTTACTTGCCGGTCGACCGTTTTGGACGCATCCGTCTCGAAGATTTGGAGCGGGCGATCACGCCGCAGACGATTCTCGCTTCCATCCAGCACGCCAACTCGGAAATCGGCACCACCCAGCCGCTTGCCGACATCGGCCGCCTGCTGCGGGCGCGCGGCGTCCTTTTCCATAGCGATTGCGTCCAAACTTTTGCTAAAATACAGCTAGACGTCAAAGCCATGGCGATTGACAGCATCTCGGTGTCCGCCCATAAAGTGTACGGGCCGAAAGGCGTCGGAGCGGTGTATATCGATCCGCGCCGCCATTGGAGTCCGGTGTTTCGGGGAGCGACGCATGAATCCGGCTTTCGCCCGGGAACGGTCAACGTGCCGGGTATCGCCGCCTTCATCACAGCCGCAAAGCAGCTGTACGATCGGATGGAAAGCGAGCAAGCGCACTTCGAACGGCTGCGCCGCCGGCTGCTTGACGCCATCACCGTCAAACAGCTGCCGATCACGGTCGAAGGCCATCCCGACTACCGGCTCGCCCACATTGTCGGTTTGACCGTTAACGGGTTGGACGGGCAGCTGGTGATGCTCGAATGCAACCGCGCCGGCATCGCCATTTCCACCGGCAGCGCCTGCCAGGTTGGACAGCAGGCGCCGTCGCGGACGATGCTCGCCGTCGGAAAAACGCCGGAAGAAGCGAAGCAGTTCGTCCGCATCTCCTTCGGCATGGCGACGACACAATCTGACATTGACGAACTCGTATCCACGCTCGAACAGTGA
- the pheA gene encoding prephenate dehydratase: protein MKIGYLGPKATFTEAAVAALFPSEPREPYNTIPDCIDAAAAGEIKAAVVPLENALEGSVNLTLDYLIHEQPLPIIGEIVVPIEQHLLVHPYHAPHWREVKEVYSHAHAIAQCRKFLHTVLKGASQVPMTSTSAAAKFVSEHPHLPAAAIANRLAANEYGLVIVQENIHDYDYNHTRFIVVSRRNEPLSPNSPLYAGDKTTVVVMLPQDHPGALHQVLSAFAWRRLNLTKIESRPAKTGLGNYFFIIDIDAPLDEVLIPGAIAEIEALGCTVQLLGSYPYYFA from the coding sequence ATGAAAATCGGCTATTTAGGACCGAAGGCGACGTTTACCGAAGCGGCGGTCGCGGCGCTGTTTCCGTCGGAGCCGCGCGAGCCGTACAATACGATTCCCGACTGCATCGACGCCGCCGCCGCTGGGGAAATTAAGGCGGCCGTTGTGCCGCTTGAGAATGCATTGGAAGGGTCGGTCAACTTAACGCTCGATTATTTGATTCATGAACAGCCGCTGCCGATCATCGGCGAAATTGTCGTCCCAATCGAGCAGCATTTGCTTGTGCACCCGTATCATGCCCCACACTGGCGCGAAGTGAAAGAGGTGTACTCGCACGCACACGCCATCGCCCAATGCCGCAAATTTTTACATACGGTGCTCAAAGGCGCCAGTCAAGTGCCGATGACATCGACGAGCGCTGCCGCCAAATTTGTGAGCGAACACCCCCACTTGCCGGCGGCCGCGATCGCCAACCGGCTCGCTGCCAACGAATATGGGCTGGTGATCGTCCAAGAGAATATTCACGACTATGACTACAACCATACGCGCTTCATCGTTGTCAGCCGGCGGAATGAGCCGCTTTCGCCCAACTCGCCGCTTTATGCCGGCGACAAAACGACTGTCGTTGTGATGTTGCCGCAAGACCATCCTGGCGCGCTCCATCAGGTGCTGTCGGCGTTTGCCTGGCGGCGGCTCAACTTGACGAAAATTGAGTCGCGTCCGGCGAAAACAGGTCTCGGAAACTACTTTTTCATCATTGATATCGACGCGCCGCTCGACGAGGTGCTCATTCCGGGAGCGATCGCCGAAATCGAAGCGCTCGGCTGCACGGTGCAGCTGTTGGGCAGTTATCCATATTATTTTGCCTAA
- a CDS encoding transcription repressor NadR, which yields MKEEKKILGEARRQLILQWLKESDTPLTGAELAAKTNVSRQVIVQDISLLKARNEPIIATSQGYLYLKPAEPAKTYTRTVACFHTPERTKEELYLLVDCGVTVKDVKIEHPVYGDLTASIMVSNRLEVDQFIAKIEATKSSYLLQLTDGTHLHTLEADSPLKLDAACHALKQAGFLIEA from the coding sequence ATGAAGGAGGAAAAGAAAATTTTAGGGGAAGCAAGGCGCCAGCTCATTTTGCAGTGGCTGAAAGAAAGCGACACACCGCTTACCGGCGCCGAGTTGGCGGCGAAAACGAACGTCAGCCGCCAGGTGATCGTCCAAGACATTTCGCTGTTAAAGGCGCGCAACGAACCGATTATCGCGACAAGCCAAGGATATCTGTATTTAAAGCCGGCTGAGCCGGCCAAAACGTATACGCGAACGGTCGCCTGCTTCCATACGCCCGAGCGGACGAAAGAAGAGCTGTATTTGCTCGTGGACTGCGGCGTGACGGTGAAAGACGTCAAAATCGAACATCCGGTCTACGGCGACTTGACCGCGTCGATCATGGTCAGCAACCGCCTGGAAGTGGACCAGTTTATCGCCAAAATCGAAGCGACGAAATCGTCGTATTTGCTTCAGTTGACGGATGGGACGCATTTGCATACGCTTGAGGCCGACTCACCGCTGAAACTGGATGCCGCCTGCCACGCTTTGAAACAAGCCGGCTTTTTAATTGAAGCCTAA
- a CDS encoding M50 family metallopeptidase: protein MNKYIGLLGKLHVHPLLWLIGGMAVLTAHFKQLCLLFFIVLVHELGHAAAAAFFSWRVKRILLLPFGGVAEVEEHGNRPFREEWIVTLAGPAQHLWLGAAACFFWKAGWMDDGSWELFFRYNVAVFGLNLLPVWPLDGGKLLFLLLSYRRPFSEAHRNMVAISAAMLVAGVILLLVAVPRQLELWVIAAFLAHAVWQEWKQHPYIVMRFLLERYYGKKGDYTRLQTITASAEERISAVLHRFYRGQKHAIEVTGGSGERMTLDENELLHAFFAEKRTDAPLGALIY from the coding sequence TTGAATAAGTATATCGGGCTGCTTGGCAAACTGCATGTTCATCCGTTGTTATGGCTGATCGGCGGCATGGCGGTGCTGACCGCCCATTTTAAGCAGCTTTGTTTGCTGTTTTTTATCGTCCTTGTTCATGAGCTCGGCCATGCGGCGGCCGCGGCGTTTTTTTCGTGGCGGGTGAAACGGATTTTGCTGCTGCCGTTTGGCGGGGTAGCGGAAGTGGAAGAGCATGGAAACCGGCCGTTTCGCGAGGAGTGGATCGTGACGCTCGCCGGGCCGGCGCAGCATCTTTGGCTCGGGGCCGCAGCGTGTTTTTTCTGGAAGGCCGGTTGGATGGATGACGGGAGCTGGGAATTGTTTTTTCGCTATAACGTTGCTGTCTTCGGGCTGAACCTGCTGCCGGTTTGGCCGCTTGATGGCGGCAAACTGTTGTTTTTGCTGCTTTCGTATCGCCGCCCGTTCAGTGAGGCGCACCGGAATATGGTCGCCATCTCAGCGGCGATGCTCGTTGCCGGCGTGATCCTTTTGCTCGTCGCGGTGCCGCGCCAGTTGGAGTTGTGGGTGATCGCCGCTTTTTTGGCGCATGCCGTCTGGCAGGAGTGGAAGCAGCATCCGTATATCGTGATGCGCTTTTTGCTTGAACGGTATTACGGAAAAAAAGGCGACTATACAAGGCTGCAGACGATCACCGCCTCCGCCGAGGAGCGCATCTCGGCCGTGCTGCACCGCTTTTACCGTGGACAAAAGCATGCGATCGAGGTCACTGGCGGGAGCGGCGAGCGGATGACGCTCGATGAAAATGAGCTGCTGCATGCGTTTTTTGCGGAAAAGCGGACCGACGCGCCACTAGGTGCACTCATTTATTAA
- the rpmA gene encoding 50S ribosomal protein L27 — translation MLRLDLQFFASKKGVGSTKNGRDSIAKRLGAKRADGQFVTGGSILYRQRGTKVHPGLNVGRGGDDTLYAKIDGIVRFERLGRDRKRVSVYPVSQEA, via the coding sequence ATGCTGAGACTCGATTTGCAATTTTTCGCTTCGAAAAAAGGGGTCGGTTCGACGAAAAACGGCCGCGACTCGATCGCGAAACGCCTTGGCGCGAAACGCGCTGACGGCCAATTCGTCACGGGCGGCTCGATTTTGTACCGCCAACGCGGAACGAAAGTCCATCCGGGCTTGAACGTCGGCCGTGGCGGCGATGACACGCTGTACGCCAAAATCGACGGCATCGTCCGTTTTGAACGGCTCGGCCGCGACCGCAAACGCGTGAGCGTCTATCCGGTCAGTCAAGAAGCGTAA
- the obgE gene encoding GTPase ObgE — protein sequence MFVDQVKIYVKGGDGGNGMVAFRREKYVPKGGPAGGDGGKGGDVVFVVDEGLRTLMDFRYQRHFKAPRGENGMSKNQHGKNAEDLLVKVPPGTVVIDADTNEVLADLTEAGQRFVVARGGRGGRGNTRFATAANPAPEIAENGEPGEERNVILELKLLADVGLVGFPSVGKSTLLSVVSAARPKIAEYHFTTLVPNLGVVETEDGRSFVMADLPGLIEGAHQGVGLGHQFLRHIERTRVIVHVIDMAAVEGRDPYDDYVVINEELKQYNLRLTERPQIVAANKMDMPGAEENLRRFKEKVGEAVPVFPISAATRQGVRELLFAIADLLETTPEFPLHEPEEPAVQRVVYKYEKEKPPFTITRGSDGAFILSGDKIEKLLKMTDFSREESVRRFARQLRAMGVDDALRERGAQDGDTVRLLDYEFEFVDDWDER from the coding sequence ATGTTTGTCGATCAAGTGAAAATTTATGTAAAAGGCGGGGACGGCGGCAACGGCATGGTCGCGTTCCGCCGGGAAAAATACGTCCCGAAAGGCGGTCCGGCCGGCGGGGACGGCGGCAAGGGCGGCGACGTCGTCTTCGTCGTGGACGAAGGGCTGCGAACGCTAATGGATTTTCGCTACCAGCGCCATTTTAAAGCGCCGCGTGGCGAAAACGGCATGTCGAAAAACCAGCATGGGAAAAATGCGGAAGACCTGCTCGTCAAAGTGCCGCCTGGGACGGTCGTTATCGATGCCGATACAAATGAGGTGCTCGCCGATTTGACGGAAGCCGGACAGCGGTTTGTCGTCGCCAGAGGCGGGCGCGGCGGGCGCGGCAACACCCGGTTCGCGACTGCGGCCAATCCGGCGCCGGAAATCGCCGAAAACGGCGAACCGGGCGAAGAGCGAAACGTCATTTTGGAATTGAAGCTGCTTGCCGATGTCGGGCTTGTTGGCTTCCCAAGCGTCGGCAAATCGACGTTGCTGTCGGTTGTTTCCGCCGCGCGGCCGAAAATCGCGGAATATCATTTTACAACGCTTGTGCCCAACCTAGGTGTTGTCGAAACAGAAGACGGCCGCAGCTTTGTCATGGCCGACTTGCCGGGGCTGATTGAAGGCGCCCATCAAGGGGTGGGGCTTGGGCATCAGTTTTTGCGCCATATTGAACGGACACGCGTCATCGTCCATGTCATCGACATGGCGGCGGTGGAAGGACGCGACCCGTATGACGATTACGTCGTCATCAACGAGGAGCTGAAACAGTACAATTTGCGCTTGACCGAGCGGCCGCAAATTGTTGCCGCCAATAAAATGGACATGCCAGGTGCCGAAGAAAACTTGCGCCGCTTCAAAGAGAAAGTCGGCGAGGCGGTGCCGGTCTTTCCAATTTCAGCCGCGACAAGGCAAGGGGTGCGCGAGCTTTTGTTTGCCATTGCGGATTTATTGGAAACAACGCCGGAGTTCCCGCTCCATGAACCGGAAGAGCCGGCTGTGCAGCGTGTCGTCTATAAGTATGAGAAAGAGAAGCCGCCGTTTACGATCACCCGCGGCAGCGACGGAGCGTTTATTCTATCTGGCGATAAAATCGAAAAGCTGTTGAAAATGACCGATTTCTCGCGTGAAGAATCGGTGCGCCGCTTCGCCCGCCAGCTGCGGGCCATGGGGGTGGACGATGCGCTGCGCGAGCGCGGGGCGCAAGACGGCGACACCGTCCGGCTGCTCGATTACGAGTTTGAGTTTGTCGACGACTGGGATGAACGGTAA